Genomic DNA from Oryza sativa Japonica Group chromosome 5, ASM3414082v1:
TCGAGCAGGTCGCAGACGACGTCGTGCTGGCCCTCGCGGCCGAGCGCGCGGACGACCATCTCGAGCGccgcggcatcggcggcgccCTCGTCGCTGGCCCAGCGGAGGAGCGCGAGAGCCCACTCCCAGTGGCCAGAGAGCTCGAGCGCcttgaggagggaggggaggtcaGAGCGCAGCAGCTCGTCAcggcgggaggagaggaaagCCGGGAGCGAGGGGAGCGGCTGCGAGGAGATAGCGGCCACGAGGGACTGCGCGGCGGGGGAGAGGAAGGAGTGCGGCGGGGTCGGGGTGGGATGCGGCCGGCGCGtggccggcggctgcggcggcggcggggccgcggtgaggtggaggagaagcgagtcgagcgggagcgaggagcgcgacggcggcggcggcggcgtggccggcaGGAGCACCGTGTGCGGAGGGGGGCGCTTCTTGGGGCCGGCAGGGAGGGCGGGCTTGTTGGGGAAAACCCCGCGGCCGGTGgcgtccatcgccgccgaccaGGGAGAGCTACTAGCCTACGACGATGGCGCGGAGGGGAGCGGAGGCGATGGGGTTTCGGGATACGGATGGGCGGCAGCGGGTGGACGGGATTTGGCGGGAGGAGAGTGAACCCAGTTCAGCGCCAACTGTCAATCAACGGCATCCTGATGATTTTCCTTGCGAGAATATCTGAATCTCATCGCGCATCCGTGCCATTAATCTGAATCACACAACAGTATGCATCAGTAGTCTGTACACGAGGGTCTCGTACAGTACGTAACATGAGAGGCTAGCTAATGTCGATGGATTATCTTGAATAATCCCTCTGTCCATTCACAAATATAACCATttctactccttccgtttcacaatgtaaatcattctagcatgtttcacaagtcattctaacatttctcacattcatattaatgtctagattcattaacattaatatgaatgtgaaaaatgttagaatgacttacattgtgaaacggaggaagtagcatttaaaatttatcgATAAACTTTTAAAAGTACTGCTTTTCCAATCCAACCACCCCTTGTAATTTCCCAATCCAACCACTCGAAATTCCCTTCAATTCCACTGTTTATTGCATTGCTAGGCATGATATTTTCCAATAAAACTCCCAGGGGCATTAAAGTAATTTTATCTCAACATTAATCCATGCCAAAACTCATaagatgcttatatttatggacagagggagtataccAGGTCAGGGCATTACACAAGACTGCAGGAATCGGAATTACATcaaatcaaataaaattaataGTAATATATACTGTACACTGATCTGCTGTCATGTAACATTCACATTTAACTAAACACTCGACGCGAGGCTGGAATCTGTACGAGTAGATTTGTGATTTTCTTGGTGTGAGTTGGCTTGTGATTTTTCAGGTCTTCAGATCAGACGTGATGATAAATAGCGTCCTCCGACCTAAAAGCTACTCCTATATCATAAGGCGCACAATGCAATCTCTGTGAAACAAACAAGAGTATATCAATCTAGTCTGCTCATATTTTGAACTTGAAACCAACTATGAACTAAAGCGCTCTGAAACTTCATTTTTTTGTCAGATAGTTTGCTCCCTGTTCAAACCAGGTGTTAGAAAGATAGTTGCTGGCAACAGGTAAACAGCTGATGTAGACTTATAGTTAACACAAATCAATACAGAGCAACTTATATATCAAAACGGATAAGAGTTTACTTAATGGATTCCAGATTGCATTACTCAACTTCAACAAACAAAGCAGTAGTAGAATTCACGTAGCAGCTTTACCAGAAAACAAACACCATCGAATATCGGAAATGTGGTGTGGATTGCATAGTTCCATTGATATACCATCACTAAAACATCATAGACAATGCTTTGTCAAGAATGTATATGTGAGCTGAAATGATGTGCATCACTCAACAGTGATATGATAAACGCCTGTCATCTTCCACTATTTAACATGAAATGAGTTTCCTTTACAAGTTAAGATGGTAAGTTACTATAAATGATAAAAGATTTGAGGGCAATTAGAAAGAATAGTACCTGTGTTGACATGGGAGAGCTACTAAGGGAATGCTAGGACTGGAGCAACAGATAAGGCAGTCTGTTTTAAGCCTTCATCACCAGAAGGACTTGCTGAATGCTGATCTATCTTTGGACAAAGGTAGAAGAAACTTCTTCACTAAGGACGAGTTTAAGAGCGGAAGAAGCAAAGGCAACATTTCCTGgaaaatatagcaatatcaGCTATCAACTAAGTTCTGGATTCTAAGTTTCTGATAGCTGTCAATATTATTACCACAAAACCATACTAAACATCAAGTCACTAGCAACAAAATCATCAATTAATCACAGAATTGATACTTCACGAAAAGGAGATAAAAGATGTTTTGGAACATCATCATTTAGCAAAGGACATAGAGCAATGCTTGAGACATTCAGTTAAACagtatatcaaaattttagacTGATAGCATTTTGACCAAAGACAAGCTGTAAATTGAATTTTGTTTTTCAGCTCTCACCTGTTTGCATGTAAGAACAATGAACAATCACAGTGACAGATAATTAGCTTAAACAAACCTAAAATCCTGGTATGAACATAGTAtttgaaaatagaaaaatacagTATATGGCTTTAAGCAAAATTTGATCCTGCATTTGCTGATtcatattcatttttttatcgaACCTTTATCTATTAAACTATCACTCCAGATTTATCATAGCACCACTTAAGCAAAATGTGGGCTAGCAATTCAATCAGTGGGACAGTAAACTATTTCCCAAGCTTCCTGAGGCATATTAGAGGATAACTGCTAACTTCAATAACACATTATACAGGTTTCTCAATACTTCTATCACTTATAGAACAGTCTCAGCCACTGACCTGATAGAGGTACCCAGAGATTATTAGGTCACTGGTCATACTGACCACATGTTACTACATTCGATTTAAACAAATGActtgcagatggagaatttttAGCACTACACTAATCTTTGTTATATTGTTGTTATATGCAGCATTTTAGAAGCTCATGAACCTCAGCAGTAAATATATGCACAATAAACTAAAGCTTCATTAACACAGGAAGCTTTgggtgtttaaaaaaaatcaagggctACTGATTTATATTCCTAGAACTTTGTGCTATTTAATTCAGAGGAAATGGTACTGGaaaaagatactccctccgtcccaaaaaaaggcaaaccgtgggtttccgtgccaacgtttgactgtccgtcttatatgaaaattttttataattagtattttcattgttgttagatgataaaacatgataaaacatgattaatactttatgcgtgacttatctttttaatttttttcataatttttttaaataagacggacggtcaaacgttggcacggaaacccacggtttgcctttttttgggacagagggagtagtggCCATGTGAGATATGTAACAGCTCGCCACAGAACTGGATCAGCTGGAAAATGGGATTAAAAAAAGCCTGACATATGTTTACTAAATAAGggaagtaagaaaaaaaatgggtgTACTCGCCATTAAATAAAATGTCATTGTAGTTTTGAACATCTCGGCGGAAGTGTAGTGGATAATTTTCTGGAGCCAATTTGCTCAGAAGTCAGAACAAAGTAAGAACATCAACCTATAGAGTTTGCACCAGGACTAGGTACTGCATCAAATTTCAACAAAATAAATTGTAACACGCCATTTGGTGAATATAAATACGCAGGCATTTTCATCCAATTGAACTTGAATatatttaagaaaaataaaagtataGTTCATAATGCACATGGTTTCTATGCATTGTcgtatactactccctccgtgccGTTTTATAGGGCGCATAAATTTTTTGACAGTGTCCTAGAATATAGGGAGTATTGTGCGCTCAGCTGCATTTGTTCCCAGGATGCCCTTCTGTTTTGCATGCGCATGATCGCATGTAATGTAACACTTGGGTATCTGCATGCAactactcagcaagccatgcaTGTGTGAACTGTGGGAGGAGAGCCAGGAATTCTGCATGCCTTGGATTAAGGCTTAATTAGGGACACATCCATAAGAAATCGGGACATATCCAGAAGAAATCGTGCCGCACTCTCGTAACTTGGTCTCTTTGTGAAAAAACTTATATGCCCTATAAAACGGagcagagggagtactatgtattactccctccatcccataatataagggattttggtgtaTTACTTGTCACATCTATcaatttcaattcaaatttctaCCTATTTTAACCCCCAACAACCCACTCACCCACAAGCAAATCTCATTTAATAGGGGGATTCTAGTATTGTCTCGCTATCCTTAATCTTACCTAAAAGGGaatatcccttatattatgggatggagggagtactttagtACAACAGTGCAATTATGACTCTTTTTTACCAAAAGTGCAATTGTGATTTCATCAAAAGGTTCTTACATACAATTTAAGTaaacacatgaaacaaaaacaTCAATATTTTTCTTATCATAATTGGAAAGTTTTAACCTCATCCTTTTTTGCATTGAAATGTAAAGTTTGTCAGGCAATTAGGATTGAAAAGGAAATGAAATTTGCTGCAAGACCTTCAATCCATTCTTTCTAAACATTAAATTAAAACAATTGGATTAATAACTAGGCAGCTAGTTACATTCTGAAAAGTATTAGGCAACTAGGTAAAATTGATAGATATAAATTACTAGTTGTATCACCTAGGAGTACCACATTGTCCTCTTCATCACTTTGATTGGAGAAGTTGtgataacaatccggcccaggtgggaTTGACCAAGGCCCAATAAATTAAGGTTGCCCGGACCCCAACAATTCataggcacacccactcggggaaaggcccaatctccctaaaagactagtccgataggggaagggtggctctccctttaaaggtggcttcctcctcccaagctaagcaaggtgggatttttcagaggctcacacggtcgccgcccgacttttgcgtctttgccagcgggtaatagtggaggatgtcctcatcaagtTGTCATGCTTTCCACCAAATCAATAAGCATTTTGAGCCAGTATCCTCATAAAAGACAGACAGTAAATGCATTCAATTTAATTATGTTTTCAAATAAATTAATCAGTAGAAAAGAGTTACAAGAAATCCTTACTTTTCTGCAACTGCTTCTCTTTTGTTTTCACCTTAGCACAAAAAGGATCATCTGAATCCATTCTTTCCTTAAGCTGGCATTCAACTGGCATGATTCATGAGAACTTCTGGATACACTGTACTTAGTGATAAAAAAGTTTTGTTGAAGCTACCAGGTTCTCCTCTAGGGCATGTCCTTATCCAGGAAAGCTTCCTCGAACAAACTAAAACAACCAATAGACGGGAAAAAAATGAGGGATGGTATGCATACAAAATCCCTTATTTGGGGAAGGAGATAGTATTAGAAGTCTAGAATATAAAAGAAAGAACCATGCAAGAAAATAAGGCGCACTATCCAGGGAGAGGAAAACCATGTTGCAAACGAGAAAAAGTACAAGGCCTATTTTCAGTTCATGAActtcaaattcaaactttgAAGTTAATGTGGTATTTTAAAATAGAAAGATCAGTTTGTTATATGGCATTGCcaacaaaaataaacaacaaATAAATATAACCGGCTGAAAGTATAGAGGTTTTAAACAAGCCCACCAGGCAAGGATTCACTTACCGATTCCTCTTCAGGTCAGCAATACCCTCATGAGCTTTCTCACATAATCCACAAGTGACCAGCACTTACAAGTATGGAAAGCATATTCAAAGATGAGCTAGCACTGACTGTACGTCTTCATATGACCATCTTTTCTGTTCCAGTTGTTTACAACAACAGGATCTGATCGTTTCCAATTTCCAATCCAATTGGTTGGGAGAAGTCCACGGATATGCATCTCATCATAAAGCTTTGAAATCTCTTCCATATTACCAGATTTAATGTAACCATGAATCAGTGTACAGTATGTAATATAATTCGGATCTACATTGTTCTCAATCATTTGGTCCAGTAACTTGATTGCTTCTTCCATATACCCTTGAGTACACAAACCATAGATCAGTATAGAATAGGTTATTACGGTAGGCTGAATACCTTCCTCTACCATCTTTTGTTTTAATTTAAAAGCTTCTGTTGTTTTTCCTTCCTTGCAGTATTCATCTATAAGTGTATTATATGTGATACCATTCGGCGATATACCCTTCGACTGCAACTTATTGAAAAGGTTAACTGCCCTTGATAGCTTCCCAGACTTGCAGAGGCCATAGATAAGAGAATTGTACGTTATAATATTTGGAGTGAGACCAGCGCTCAACATCACATCCCTCAGACTAAAAGCTTCATCAATAGACCCAGAAGCAGCACAACCATGAATGAGGCTAGAATAAGTGAAATTATCTGGGAGAAATCTCTTGTTCCGTAGACTCTCAAACAAACTTTTAGCATCTGCAATCCTTCCTGATTTGCATAGCCCAAATATAATAACATTCCACATCACATTTGCAGAATGAGGGTTCCCATCAGCAATAGTATCAACGACATGTGATATTTTATCAATCTCAATCGTGCTTATACTGCAACCTGGAATCATGTCAATATTTACGAGTTTTTGCAGCACCAAATTTGCCTCATCAACCTTCCCCTCCTTATAGAAACAGCTCATTAACGCACTGCATATGAACACATTTGGGTTCATACCATTGTTAACCATCTCAAAATACAAGTTACAGGCCTCATGCAAATTTCCTTCTTTGCACCATCCAGCTATCAGAGCTCCATAAGTGACTAAATTAGGAGAAAGTCCCCTTGCACTCATTTCACTATGGATATCATTCACCTTGTGCCATTGCTTAGCTATAAAATGTCCAGTAATGAAAGAATTGAACATTTCAACTGAAGGAGCAAAACCTAAATGCTCCATCTTATTCATAAGGTGAGTAGCTGTACCTAGTTGACCTAGTTTACAGTAACCATCAAATAATGTTCTGTAAGTTAGGCTATCCGGAGGGCATCTCAATTCCTTCATCCTGTCAAGAAGCTCTTCTGCTTCGGCCATCCTCCCAATCTTGCATAACCCATTAATAACAGTATTAAATGTGATTACGTTTTTTGCTAAACCCCTTGCTAAGGTTTCTTTCCAAAGGTTCAAGGCCTGCTCAGTTTTACCTGCCTTGAACAAACCATCCAACAAAGTGCTACAGCTAATTTCATTAGGTGCCACACCCCTCTTCAGCATCAAAAACCATAATCTAAGTGCATCATCAATAGCATGGAGAGAGCAAAAACCTTTCAGGAGTGTGTTATATGTCAATGTAGTTGCTGCAAGACCATTCCTTACCATCATGCGACACATTTCAAATGCTTTGCGCATGGAACCCTCTCTGCAATACCCATCTATTAGAGTATTGTAACTGTATTTGTCCGGCCTCATCCCTACGTCCTCCATTTCCTGTAGAACTTtttgtacttcctccattctccCCAACTTGCACAATCCATTGATCATTGTGTTATAGACAAATAAGTTCACATGTATCCCTGCATCCCTCATCTCATTTCTTACCCTAGTTGCATCATCCATTCTCCCCCTTTGGCAATAGCCATTGATCATCATACCATAAGCCACCTCATCAACTACAATATCCCCGGTTTCCTTCATCTCCTTCACCACCCTCTCAGCTTCCTCCATCCTCCCATCCTTACAGTATCCCTTCACAAGGAGGGTATATGTCACCACATTCGGTGACAAGCCCTTTCGCTGCAACGACTCCAATATCCTTCTCGCATCTTCGGTCCATCCCATCCCACAATAACAATCCATCACCGCATGATATGCCACCAGATTCACTTCTAAACCCATCCCTTCCATCTCCTCCACAAACTCCACTGCCTGTGCCACCCTCCCATCCCTGCAGTATGCCTTTGCCATGATAGCCACTGTGAATTCATCGGGCAATACTCCAGCAATCCGCATCTGTCCATACACCATGGCCGCCATGCCTGGATCCCCAGACTGCACTAGCTTATTGAGCAAGCGATTGCAGGACCGCAGGGAGGGGCGGCAACCGACCTTTCCCATTCCGTCGAACACGTTGAGGGCGCTGGAAAGCTGGCCTGCGTCGGCATGGGCGCGGAGGAGCAAGTCGAAGGAGACAGCGGAGAAGGTGAAGTCCCTGTAGACCTCGGCGAGGTGGGGAAAGAGAGGCTCGgcgtggggagggagggaggagaggagggcgcggGCGTCGTGGAAGCGGCGGGCGCGGGCCAGGATGTGGAGCAGCTGGGCGTGGGAGACGAGGGAGGGGCGGGACGGCGCGAGGCGGAAGAGATGGAGGGCGGCGTCGGGGTcgaggcggacgcggcggagggcggcttGGAGGAGGGCGGGGGTGAGGGGCGAGGACGACGCGAGGAGGCGCTCGGCGGCGGGgaagcggtggaggaggaggagccgggtGAAGCGGCCGAGGAGGGTGGTGTCGGTGGCAGCGCCCGCCTCGGTGCCGTCGCCATCGGCGCGTGGCAGGGAGGagtggaggcggcgacggcggcaggtgAAGGAGAGGGGCCGGAGGAAGTGGCAGCCATGAGGCATCTAGCGGCCGATAGTCACCGTGGTGGTTatgttgcggcggcggcggccggccggcggggcGGTGAGGGATGAAGTGAACGCGACGAATGTGGCcggcgaggagcgcggcggcgtcgaggcgggTGGGCGGAGAGCCGGAGAAGGGAGCGGAAGGGCGGAGAGGGCTTTGGGTTTGGGAGTTTTCGGCCCAATTCTTAGGGCCTCTGGAAAGTCTTATCATTCCCACAATCCCACGCTGagctccattaaaaaaaataaaaagtatatataaatTTCACATTTGATGAAAGTTTCACAATGGGTAAAGACAAACCAACATTTTTACTTAGCACCACGTATCTTTTCACTAGTTGGCACTTTGAACTAGGGTTGAGCACATTAAAGAGTTGTCAGAAAAAAAGCTAGTTTAAATCATCATTTTTAGTGCTATAGTATTATTAAGATAAATATC
This window encodes:
- the LOC9271043 gene encoding putative pentatricopeptide repeat-containing protein At1g19290, with translation MPHGCHFLRPLSFTCRRRRLHSSLPRADGDGTEAGAATDTTLLGRFTRLLLLHRFPAAERLLASSSPLTPALLQAALRRVRLDPDAALHLFRLAPSRPSLVSHAQLLHILARARRFHDARALLSSLPPHAEPLFPHLAEVYRDFTFSAVSFDLLLRAHADAGQLSSALNVFDGMGKVGCRPSLRSCNRLLNKLVQSGDPGMAAMVYGQMRIAGVLPDEFTVAIMAKAYCRDGRVAQAVEFVEEMEGMGLEVNLVAYHAVMDCYCGMGWTEDARRILESLQRKGLSPNVVTYTLLVKGYCKDGRMEEAERVVKEMKETGDIVVDEVAYGMMINGYCQRGRMDDATRVRNEMRDAGIHVNLFVYNTMINGLCKLGRMEEVQKVLQEMEDVGMRPDKYSYNTLIDGYCREGSMRKAFEMCRMMVRNGLAATTLTYNTLLKGFCSLHAIDDALRLWFLMLKRGVAPNEISCSTLLDGLFKAGKTEQALNLWKETLARGLAKNVITFNTVINGLCKIGRMAEAEELLDRMKELRCPPDSLTYRTLFDGYCKLGQLGTATHLMNKMEHLGFAPSVEMFNSFITGHFIAKQWHKVNDIHSEMSARGLSPNLVTYGALIAGWCKEGNLHEACNLYFEMVNNGMNPNVFICSALMSCFYKEGKVDEANLVLQKLVNIDMIPGCSISTIEIDKISHVVDTIADGNPHSANVMWNVIIFGLCKSGRIADAKSLFESLRNKRFLPDNFTYSSLIHGCAASGSIDEAFSLRDVMLSAGLTPNIITYNSLIYGLCKSGKLSRAVNLFNKLQSKGISPNGITYNTLIDEYCKEGKTTEAFKLKQKMVEEGIQPTVITYSILIYGLCTQGYMEEAIKLLDQMIENNVDPNYITYCTLIHGYIKSGNMEEISKLYDEMHIRGLLPTNWIGNWKRSDPVVVNNWNRKDGHMKTYSQC